The genome window TAGCACGGCTTGCGCCAAAGACGTATTCCTAACCAGCACGTTGCAAATTTCCGGCAAGGATTCGAACATGTTCAATCCCGGCGATAGGATAATCGACGGGCTATTAGGGGCAGATACACCAAGCGCATCATCCGCCGAGCACCCATCCTCGCACGGTGAGTTTCTGCTCCTAGTTTCGTCTCGTTTCCTCTTCAGCTGCGTCTCTTGCTCTAGGACCTTTCTCTCGAGGCACCATTCTGCAGAGTCCAAGTGGGCGCGGCTAATCTCCTGCAATGCCCCCCGAACCAGAGGCTCAATGATTTCGGTCTGGTAGGCCCGTTCAGAGACCGGAAGTCTACTGAGGACTCTAGCCCTCGCAGCATCCGATTTGGGCTCTGTGGATACTGCGTACGGCTTCTCCAGAGGGCTTGAAGATAAGAGATGACGTTTTCTGTGATAATCTATCCCTGCCTCCGTAGGGTGGGAATTGCACAGTGTGGCTCCCAACTGCACCGGCGAAAGTTCCTGTGCGCATGCGATTGACGTCGGGATGTCAATCAAGAGGATTGTTTTTTCTGCATTCTGGTAGAGGATGGAGTGTGGCATCATCCCATGGTAGAATCAGCTAGTTGTGATTTCCCAAGTCCGATGATGCAAATGTTCTTAAGAAGGAAGGGGAATTTGGCAACTACACAGCATCATGTTTTTCAGAGCCCGCCAAAAGATTCGGCAATATCAGCAGCACCTGATCGAAAGCTGCCACCATTCATTGGTGGAATCAAATATGGAACTATGCTGCATGCAGTGATGGGGCTGACCGTATCACATTTAAAATATCTTGATCGCGACATAACATGATGTATCTTACTTGTTTTGCGGGTGTTACCATTCTATACATGCTCATGACTGCGCGTTACACATTCAAAACCTTATGAAAGATCCTATATAAGCCCTCTGCCTCTGAGCGAGGGGCCAGAGCTCTCAGAGCAAGTAGCGGCTGTAGCTACCGCCCGATGAAACTATATTTGACAAAACTGATCATGATCGCACTGTTTGCTGGGATAACTGTTGTGATCTCAGAACTCGTTGACCGAGCATGAGACCAGTTATTCTCAAGCGGACACGAACCGCAATACTATTCCACGTGtcgttcctcttccccctCCCCGAGACGTGCCAGCGTCAGTCTAGGTATGTAGGGTCGTTTCGCTCCAGAAAAGCAGGTATTCCGTTTTTGATTCATGCTGAAAACAAACAGGAAGAGATAAATTTGTACAAGGCGTAAGCTTTCATCACAAAGTTGGTTCAGATCGTCGAACATGCAAAATCAACGCTAAGCAACACAGTTAGGTCACGCACCATGTCACCCATCTGGAGATGAACTTACACGTCCGCGGCGTCCCCCAGCCGACTGTCCAGGGGCCTGAGGTGTTTGTGAATAGAATTGAGGAGGATACTGATAAATCTGGGGCGTGCCCATAACAGGGCTGAACTGCTGGGGAGCAAAGGCTTGCTGGTTCAGCAATTGAGTGGGTGTTCCAGGCATAGGAGCAGACTGCCGAAGACTGTCCAAGGACGGTGTTCCGGCTGGATAGCCAAAGCTGGGGTTACCCAGAGTAGGATAAAGGCCAGCGGGAGACACGCCCCGGGATTGGGCAGCTAGGTAAGCTTGATATTGGAGCTGTTGCTGAGTGAGGGGCAGCAGGGGATCCTGGACAAACCCAGCACCATTCATTGCAGCAAGTCCGTTGAGAGAGCTGAGTGCACCTGTGGGGCTCATGCCATTGACAGCACTGATCGAGTAAGGGTCGAATGGCGCAGCGCCTGGTTGTTGCTCAGGAACGGACCTTGAGTTGTCCATGTtttgagcaagaagactgGGTGCGAACTGTCCGTTAAAATGCCTATCCATGGTCGATTGTGCTTGCCTAGAAGTAGGACGatgctgcttgttctcaGAATGACCTGATTGTTCTCGCCCGTGATGATTGTCTCTAGCGCCTCCACGTGAAGATAGTCCAACCTCATCCATGAGCCGCTTGTAGCCTTGGCTGGGAGTTGCCTTCAATTTTGTGAGAACCTTTGCCACATTCTTCACGACTTCTGAGCGCATTGACTCGTCGAAGAAAGGCGTGGTCAAGACTTTGAAGATCAGTGTGGCCCCGGAATTCTGGTCActcaagatcttctccaagacCTCGTCCCCGGGGCTGAAGAACAACGCCCGTAAAACAATCTCGCGAGCCTCGGGCTCGTTGCGCTGATTAATCACTTTGAGCACGGTCAGGTAAGCGACCTTGTGAGTGCACAAATGGACCAGATGAGGAACAAGTCGTGGGGCGAGTACGGTACGGCGACGAGGGAATGTGCAGGTGTCCAAAAACCAAGTTAGCAACAGGGCGCCGTTTGCATTTGTCGCCAGCTGTACGCTATGACAGGCGATGGCAGCCGCAAGCATCCGTTGCTGTTCTTTTGAGGCGTGGTGGCTCTCGAGACAGGCTCGCATGGCTCGAGCGCCGAACCGTCCCTGAGCAATTTCCCACATACGGCTTAGCATGGTCTCGAAAATGAAGTCATTGAATGGAGCGCCAAAACGTAGGCAGCATTGTAAGACGTAATTGCCGTATTGGTCAAGGAAAAGCGGCACAGTGTAGGGACGAAGAGCATCAAcaatcatcttcatctgtgCAGGGGTCTTGGCGAcatcgatgatcttctgagCAGCCCAGGTACCATTCTTGTGAACACCGATCTCAGCAAAATGGGGTGCAATGGGAACGAGCATCTGTTCTTTAGTCTGCTCTGAGCAATACTCGAAGAGTTTCTGAACGACAGTGTTGCCCAGATAATCGGACGACAGTTCCGCGATCTCAGGAAGCATTGCGACCGCAGTTTCCTCAATCTCCTGAATTGAACAAGAACCGTTGTCTATCCTCTTGCGGATGTCTCGAAGACGTGGAGCATCGAACATTCTGGTCGGGCTGGGTTCAGGAATAGGAGGGATCTCGTCTTCGAAAGCTTGATATGCGATGGCTCGCTGAATAGCAGCAGTGATATTGAGTGTATCATCATCGGTAGCGCCAAACTCCTTGACAATCTGGATCATTTCCGGTTGAAGATCGGGTAGAGCAGGAATTTGGGGTGCAGACGTGCCCACAGCGTCAGACTTGTCCTGGCCTTCGGAAACACCAGACTTGAAATTCGGGTCAGGGGTGGGGGAAGACTGCACGCCGTTAGGCCCAGGGGTGCCAGATGCAGGGCTGCCAGGGACTTTGGCATAGCCAATCCGGACGGGGCCTGCCCCTGGGAAGATCTCTTTGCCATTAAGCAATGATTTGGCTTGCACGGCACTCTCCAGGCGCTCAAAGTTGACAAAACCGCAGTTCTTGTGCGTCAAAACACGGGTAGACTCAATCTTGCCATATATGCCAAAGATCGCCTCGAGCGAGGTGACAGTTGTGGAGACTGGAATACTGCCAATCCATAAGGCTCGTGTGGGCCCATCTTGGTTGCTTTCGTCAGCAGCCTCTCCGCTCGCGCGAAGACCCAGGTTTTGACCACCATTACCTCCGAGGTTCATCATCTGCACAGCTTCGGATAGCTCATCGTATTCACCGGTTTCGGCGATATGAAGATCCGCGGCACTGAAGCTGTTTTCGAGGCGAGACGGAGTGGCCAGATAGTTACGAATTGAAGATCTCTGCGGAGGAGCTTCTAACACACCAGCTGTTCGTGCTCGCGGTCGGTTTACCGAAGCATGGTTGGCGAATGCTTGCACGGCAAGATTATGTTGATGAATCTGGGCCTGCGTGGCAGCGAGTTGAGCGGCTGTCGCTGCGGCAGAAGGGGTGACGGTGCCAGAAGGAATTTGAGAATAGCGAGTGGCATACTCAAGATCCTCATCGTCTGCGTATTTCTCCTTAGCATTGACAGAATAAGACCGGAATCGGTTATTATTTTTCATCATCGCCAGTTCAGCTAGCAGTGGTGGCAACGCAGAtgcctgttgctgctcttgTTGCTGCAAGAGAACATCAACAGATGGTCTTACAAGGTTAGCTCGTGCCTGTTGGGGGGTCTCTGCGAGTCCCAAGTAGTCCAACGTCTTTACATCGGTATCCGCAAGGCCGTCTCTCGAAAATGAGGATTGGCTGGGTGATGCAGGCCCCTCCGAGGACCGGATACTCGTCAGAGTCGTCGCTCGATCACGCGCACTCGACCAGTTCGTAGAAAACAAAGAAGGCCCGAAAGGACTGGATGACGCAAGGTAATTTGTCCTCTGCGGCATTGAACCTGCTCGAAGACGCGAGAGGGTGCCAGTGTTGCTTGGTCCGGCAGTAGTTGCTGCCCTTGCCCCTGTGTCGATGCCAGAAACGCCGGGAGGACGGAAGGGACTCGTGGATGGTGTAGGCCGAGAGGTTTGAGATATGAAGGTCTGTTGAAGGTTCGCCTCATTCAAAACGCCAACAGGCGAAAAACGCGAAGGAACTGTGCCAGCCCTGGCTCGTCTGGCGGGGCCACTAATAGATCCGGCAGTGGTAGGTATCAAGTCAGGAAACCCTTCCTGGCTAGGAGACTCGGGAATATTTTCGCGCAATGGGGTCGAGTGGCCACTAGTAGGGGGTCCCCAGATACTCGGCGAAACGCCTTCTTCCGCTTGGATTTCTCGCGCACTAAGtatagagaagaagaatgatcaATTCAGAGAACAAAGTCGCAAGCATGAGATCCCGAAATTTTGCAACTTACCGTTTCGAGTATAAGCGAGCGCCAAGCTCGTGAGAAGGGGATCCAGCCCCTAGCCTTGCGCCTCCAATTGAGCCCCCTGCATTTCCAAGACCATTTGGAGGTCCAAACGCTGATTTGACAGCGGTAGATGCGGACAAGTCGCTAGGGGAACTGCGCCCCGTGGAAGTCCCGGACATCGGTTGGGTCGTCGGGATATAATTGAGGTTCATGTGACCCTCTGGTCGAGAGACGGGTAGCATTATATATTATAACCCTCTACCTTAAAAAGGCGAACTGCTTTTTCCCAAGATGCAAAGCCGATAATATGCGTAAGCAAAAAATGTACCCGGTTGAGTATGACAGAAAGTGATGTTCAGTTGAAGATCCGAGCCGAAGAAACCATGGGGCACGACGTAAACTTTCGAACACTCGTACAGATACTGACTAGAAGGCCGTCTTTGGTCTTGCTGAAGTAACGAGATCGACAATTGACCGGCAGAGTGAAAAGGTTAAGTCGAGTGGAACACGTCCGGAGAATGTTGCCCGTAGCGGGGTTAGATCTGGGATGGTTTTGTCGCAGGAGAGATTCGCAAGTTTTGCACAGCTGCCGAGGGTTCGGAGGACGAGACAATATACGCGATGGATATCAATATGGCTAAACGAAGCCGTCTATAAAATGCGTCGACGATAGCAGCGGCTAACTGACGGGTGACTTGGAAGGCCAAGCTGCCACGGTTTGCTGATATATTAAATTTGTCGAATTTAATATCTATCACTGCGTCGCTCTAGAGAACGCCCTGGAAGGACTGTGAGGAAACAAAAATGTCGCTCAAGTTATTGCTGCTGAGTGAGTGGGATAAAGAAGAAGTGATGATTGAAACGAATCCGAAAGGGACGAGGTGGCTGGAAACCAGGTGCCCGGCTCCGCAGAGGCAACACCAAAATAAAgagaggatgaagagcagAGAAATGACAAGCGACAAGCGGTCACTAAATAAATCCTTAAGAGGGAAAAGATTATTTAAGAAGAGAATATAGAAATGAACTcgggagaaaaagaggaattagatggagagaagggggagaaacaGCTAGTAGATGATAAGAGGATTAATGGATTTGGCCAGGTTAGTGTATGGACTCGTTGAGTGAGAGGACTGAGGAAGCGAAAGAACCTGGTTCGAGAGACCGAAAAGGGAAGTTTGATTGGTTTGGTTCCGCTTGGTTCCTAAGGTACCAACCAAGTTTGCCGGATGCCGGAAATGTCATGTTGATTGGAATTCCTGGTGACACTTGATAGATATTGCTTTGTTTTAGCACGATTCTACTACCATTGCGACTATTTTATGATTGCTTCGACTTTCGATAGGTATATTCAGATGAGGGACTGCGGCTTTCTCTTTATTTAAACGCCGACTCGAAAGCAGTCCGTTGATCTGACTTGGATCAAGAGAACTGAACTTGAGATCCTCGATGGGTTGCTGACCCactaggtacggagtatgtgaGGAAATCGCGCAAACATCCGGCAATCCGCTTTGTATTGTTTTCTCGCGCtcgactacggagtactatgGCTCGATTCTGTCCTCTTCTAGAAGTGCTCAGTATCGAGCTACCTACGTCCAGGTAGATTTGCTGTTCACATCGTACTATCGAAGTCCCTGTTAATTGAAATCCGTCGGGTTGTGTCATGCGTAACAATTTGTCTTATAGTGAACGCTCCTTTCATAATGGGATTATTGTCCACTTGCATTTCCTCATCATAACCATGGGTGTCTGGTGTACTCGGGTACTCTTCAAGGCACtaacagtactccgtatgccCATAAACCAGCCAAACTGGAGGGAGCAGCATCTGAAACGGCAACCCAAAGTGGCTGTTTTCTGAAACGACCTAGCCCCCCGCATTCCAGCCATCATGCGTGATGCATTTCACGCTGTCATCCAGTTGGCTGACAGCCACATAGTTCAACTCTGTGAGGGACCAAGGCCATAAAAAGTACAGGTCCTTGACCAATCATTACACCGTACTTCATGAAGAATTATGCCTCAGCGGTTGGCAAGAAGTTTGTTAATCTGCCGAGACAAAAGGAGTAGAGTGTGACCCTTGATGCAATTCCTTACTGCATAGTCGGATATATCTTGGTCTCATTAATATTTGGAGCTCTCTGGACCTCCAACTACACAGCCTGCTTATAACTGTTCTTAAGCTGGGAATTTTTCTCAGTTCATCTTTATTGTTGGCCTCCTAAAAACGGCAAGGAATCTGCAATCTTGCGTTTACTAGTTCTTTATTTGTCCATGAAACTGCTGCCCCCTATACTATAATTCATTCACATCAGTGTGCAATAGCTTCTCAGTTTTAGAGCACCTCTAACCGAATAGTCTTATTTGTGAGGAATTCCTGCCATATTCTGCCCCTCTGTTGTTTCTTCCCCATAAGATTCAGCACCGTACTTCCTCAGAAACAAAGTTAATCCTCATGGGAAGTCTTGAATTCTTCTACACATTCGAATGTGCCTACTGTGCCCATTTGCAGTAGCATATCTACTTCGTAAATACCCCCTCTCCTCCAACCTCATCTTCTCAACCACTTGAAAGCTATTATTTGCCATACTTCACTCCTTCCTTTACAGTAGAGCGGTGGATAGGAAACTGCCTGTGAGCAACCCCTGGGTGCAGCTGACCGACAAACTCGTCCACATCCCGCACCTCCATCCAGGTATCCTCATTGAGTCTGCAGCCGCTCAGTGATCCCAGACATTTCAAGTCGGATTAAATGGGATTATCTGCGCGTCCTGAGAAGGGACGCAGGAGGGGAGCGGCTTTCGCGAAAAAGCGCTGTGGCTCAAAGCTTGATAGATAAGGGACAGGAACC of Aspergillus fumigatus Af293 chromosome 2, whole genome shotgun sequence contains these proteins:
- a CDS encoding putative RNA binding protein Jsn1, with the protein product MLPVSRPEGHMNLNYIPTTQPMSGTSTGRSSPSDLSASTAVKSAFGPPNGLGNAGGSIGGARLGAGSPSHELGARLYSKRAREIQAEEGVSPSIWGPPTSGHSTPLRENIPESPSQEGFPDLIPTTAGSISGPARRARAGTVPSRFSPVGVLNEANLQQTFISQTSRPTPSTSPFRPPGVSGIDTGARAATTAGPSNTGTLSRLRAGSMPQRTNYLASSSPFGPSLFSTNWSSARDRATTLTSIRSSEGPASPSQSSFSRDGLADTDVKTLDYLGLAETPQQARANLVRPSVDVLLQQQEQQQASALPPLLAELAMMKNNNRFRSYSVNAKEKYADDEDLEYATRYSQIPSGTVTPSAAATAAQLAATQAQIHQHNLAVQAFANHASVNRPRARTAGVLEAPPQRSSIRNYLATPSRLENSFSAADLHIAETGEYDELSEAVQMMNLGGNGGQNLGLRASGEAADESNQDGPTRALWIGSIPVSTTVTSLEAIFGIYGKIESTRVLTHKNCGFVNFERLESAVQAKSLLNGKEIFPGAGPVRIGYAKVPGSPASGTPGPNGVQSSPTPDPNFKSGVSEGQDKSDAVGTSAPQIPALPDLQPEMIQIVKEFGATDDDTLNITAAIQRAIAYQAFEDEIPPIPEPSPTRMFDAPRLRDIRKRIDNGSCSIQEIEETAVAMLPEIAELSSDYLGNTVVQKLFEYCSEQTKEQMLVPIAPHFAEIGVHKNGTWAAQKIIDVAKTPAQMKMIVDALRPYTVPLFLDQYGNYVLQCCLRFGAPFNDFIFETMLSRMWEIAQGRFGARAMRACLESHHASKEQQRMLAAAIACHSVQLATNANGALLLTWFLDTCTFPRRRTVLAPRLVPHLVHLCTHKVAYLTVLKVINQRNEPEAREIVLRALFFSPGDEVLEKILSDQNSGATLIFKVLTTPFFDESMRSEVVKNVAKVLTKLKATPSQGYKRLMDEVGLSSRGGARDNHHGREQSGHSENKQHRPTSRQAQSTMDRHFNGQFAPSLLAQNMDNSRSVPEQQPGAAPFDPYSISAVNGMSPTGALSSLNGLAAMNGAGFVQDPLLPLTQQQLQYQAYLAAQSRGVSPAGLYPTLGNPSFGYPAGTPSLDSLRQSAPMPGTPTQLLNQQAFAPQQFSPVMGTPQIYQYPPQFYSQTPQAPGQSAGGRRGRR